The following are encoded together in the Ictalurus punctatus breed USDA103 chromosome 1, Coco_2.0, whole genome shotgun sequence genome:
- the LOC108266323 gene encoding uncharacterized protein LOC108266323, protein MLCAARRSNVCGLAALIVGLLSLAHIITASERLECEESFYRNTPPQRVTESGLERRCHSLGAGRTFVSLYHPGRQSDVYTALHLGPHNAWGEGTAEELDKPSETEVLGEESRVHVPALYNKDRDVASSHSASPLHKVDALTAGLVESRTVPQCSNAGGVVYVQSGVGGLSETKADVLWSAVCCDVPDGLGSFGMGVVQEGEGELKLMSVTELEELLDVKELFSGGCGETGSLEDEALEITEVPEEDVHTAETDKSSDEDEVPSTTADRTESEPSLDESVTETESSESQENSTVLYVLSSIVSLLYAPLSPAVSTLTNLPSQIGYVLQEDAAVLASLPSDSFSLVQNLGSGVVSGVENVGSVAYQVGEHGVCSLYTLISTLTGALLLSCQEGLAGTGTLMSDALGLVIGALGEVWDLGMEVVECTFQGLGGYMGAVGSEAGKQGWSFGQGIGTLVWRGQRGLGHVINTVVGIIGGVLGNTAENIQEAFIGE, encoded by the exons ATGCTGTGTGCAGCACGGAGGAGCAATGTGTGTGGGCTTGCAGCGCTGATCGTGGGTCTGCTCTCTCTGGCTCACATCATCACAGCTTCAGAGCGGCTCGAGTGTGAGGAGAGCTTCTACAGAAACACCCCGCCACAGCGGGTCACCGAGTCGGGCCTGGAGAGGAGATGCCACAGCCTGGGAGCTGGGCGCACTTTTGTTTCACTCTATCACCCTGGACGCCAGTCTGATGTCTATACGGCTCTGCACCTAGGCCCGCACAACGCATGGGGCGAAGGAACAGCCGAGGAGTTG GACAAACCAAGCGAGACAGAAGTCCTCGGAGAAGAGTCCCGTGTACACGTTCCGGCTTTGTACAATAAGGACCGGGATGTCGCTTCATCACACTCGGCGTCCCCTTTGCACAAAGTGGATGCTCTTACTGCAGGGCTGGTAGAGAGCAGGACCGTGCCACAGTGCTCTAATGCAGGGGGGGTCGTGTATGTTCAGAGCGGCGTAGGGGGTCTGAGCGAGACGAAGGCAGATGTGCTGTGGTCGGCAGTGTGCTGTGACGTTCCTGATGGACTCGGCAGCTTCGGTATGGGAGTGGTCCAGGAAGGTGAAGGGGAGCTGAAGCTGATGAGCGTGACGGAGCTGGAGGAACTGCTTGACGTTAAGGAGCTTTTCTCTGGTGGGTGTGGAGAGACAGGAAGTCTGGAAGATGAGGCACTGGAAATCACTGAAGTTCCTGAAGAAGACGTACACACAGCCGAGACAGACAAAAGCAGTGACGAGGACGAGGTGCCCAGCACGACAGCAGATAGAACTGAGTCTGAGCCCAGCCTGGATGAAAGCGTTACCGAAACAGAAAGCTCCGAGTCCCAAGAGAACAGTACTGTCCTCTATGTCCTGTCCTCTATCGTCTCTCTCCTGTACGCTCCACTCTCTCCAGCGGTCTCCACCCTCACCAACCTCCCCTCTCAAATCGGCTACGTCTTACAAGAGGACGCAGCCGTGCTAGCGTCGCTGCCCAGCGACAGCTTCAGCTTGGTTCAGAACCTGGGCTCTGGTGTAGTCTCGGGTGTTGAGAATGTAGGCAGCGTAGCATACCAAGTGGGCGAGCATGGTGTGTGCTCACTGTACACATTGATAAGTACGTTAACAGGCGCTTTGTTGCTTTCATGCCAGGAGGGACTGGCAGGTACAGGAACGCTAATGAGTGACGCTCTGGGGCTGGTGATCGGTGCACTGGGTGAGGTCTGGGACCTCGGCATGGAGGTAGTAGAGTGCACGTTCCAGGGGCTTGGTGGGTACATGGGTGCGGTGGGCTCAGAGGCGGGCAAGCAGGGCTGGTCATTCGGCCAAGGGATAGGCACGCTAGTCTGGAGGGGACAGAGGGGACTTGGGCACGTGATTAATACGGTGGTGGGAATTATTGGGGGAGTGTTGGGAAACACGGCGGAAAACATACAGGAAGCTTTCATTGGGGAGTGA
- the si:ch73-54f23.4 gene encoding zinc-binding protein A33, whose protein sequence is MYTNHMKDTNNNCNKSLLNDQKEKLIQAIKKIKHEVDECHEAEKDTYADAIDVENQFEDMEREIRAEFQNLHNFLDEEEERDLERLRKERDRRVKMLKERERKIATQGRDLERAIGTLNSKLAEDDSPKLLKEIKDLLKRCEVNFVRPAPVDSEICTGQFVGPIQYKIWKHMKASLYPNISMLTFDPETAHPLLTLSANNTTVHFEEKETVADENKKRFHYYYCVMGREGFMHGRHYWEVEVRGKTAWRLGVAREDVCRGEMNSSTTANGLWTLALKDGSIVACTDPKPTFIRTATLPTRIGVFLDCDKEEVSFYDALTMTALFSFSMDSILIPIYPFYNPCDTDDGRNTAPITIFHPSL, encoded by the exons ATGTACACCAATCACATGAAGGACACGAACAACAACTGCAACAAGTCTCTTCTCAATGACCAGAAG GAGAAGCTCATACAGGCGATTAAGAAGATTAAGCATGAAGTTGATGAATGCCACGAAGCAGAGAAAGACACTTATGCAGATGCAATCGATGTGGAG AATCAGTTTGAGGACATGGAGCGGGAAATCCGAGCGGAGTTCCAGAACCTTCATAACTTCctggatgaagaggaggagagggaccTGGAACGGCTGAggaaagagagggacagacgAGTGAAAAtgctgaaggagagagagaggaagattGCCACGCAGGGACGAGACCTGGAGAGGGCCATCGGGACTCTGAACAGCAAGCTAGCAGAAGACGACAGTCCCAAACTACTAAAG GAAATCAAAGATCTCCTAAAGAG ATGTGAAGTGAATTTTGTACGCCCGGCTCCGGTGGACAGCGAGATTTGCACAGGACAGTTTGTGGGTCCTATTCAGTACAAGATCTGGAAACACATGAAGGCTTCTCTCTATCCAA ACATATCGATGTTGACCTTCGACCCTGAGACCGCTCACCCGCTGCTGACACTGTCTGCTAACAACACAACGGTGCATTTCGAGGAGAAGGAAACGGTTGCAGATGAGAACAAGAAACGTTTCCACTATTACTACTGCGTGATGGGCCGAGAGGGCTTCATGCACGGTCGCCATTACTGGGAggtggaggtgcgaggcaagacCGCGTGGCGCCTGGGCGTGGCCAGGGAGGACGTGTGCCGTGGCGAGATGAACTCATCCACCACAGCAAATGGGCTGTGGACACTGGCGCTGAAGGACGGCTCGATCGTAGCCTGCACCGACCCCAAGCCCACGTTCATACGTACCGCCACTCTGCCCACCCGCATTGGCGTCTTCCTGGACTGCGACAAGGAAGAGGTGTCCTTCTACGACGCTCTCACCATGACGGCGCTCTTCTCGTTCTCCATGGATTCCATTCTAATACCCATTTACCCGTTCTACAACCCTTGCGATACAGACGACGGAAGGAACACCGCCCCGATCACCATCTTCCATCCCTCGCTCTGA
- the ino80e gene encoding INO80 complex subunit E: MNGQAELDVDYKRKYKNLKRKLKFLVYEQECFQEELRRAQRKLLKVSRDKSFLLERLLQYERVDEDSSDSDATASSDSEGEAPREREREPGKKRRSPGGPSLASSSSPQLSLLSRPGASALQASAPSQYLNALPFPPDYLAPSAERVRKERKPKPPKQRKESAGKVVPPLASNYPAGSAPGAGSSGPFSWVPRQMLSGDTAEEEGESDGESDGGEEERGEGEEAELVIDIPNE, translated from the exons ATGAACGGCCAAGCCGAATTAGATGTGGACTACAAGCGGAAATACAAAAACCTAAAGCgtaaattaaaatttttggTGTAT GAGCAAGAATGTTTTCAAGAGGAGCTGAGAAGAGCACAGAGAAAGCTCCTGAAGGTCTCCAGAGATAAAAG TTTCCTGCTGGAAAGATTGTTACAGTATGAGCGGGTGGATGAAGACTCGTCCG ACTCGGATGCCACAGCCTCCTCAGACAGCGAGGGAGAGGCTCCaagagaaagggaaagggaaCCAGGAAAGAA GAGGAGAAGTCCCGGAGGTCCGTCCCTCGCGTCATCCTCGTCCCCACagctttctctcctctctcgcCCCGGAGCGAGCGCTCTCCAGGCTTCAGCACCTTCTCAGTATCTCAACGCG TTACCCTTCCCTCCTGACTATTTGGCTCCCTCTGCTGAGCGAgtgaggaaagagagaaaaccaAAACCACCAAAACAGAGAAAAGAGTCTGCAGGAAAg GTGGTACCTCCATTAGCATCGAACTACCCAGCAGGCAGTGCACCGGGTGCGGGTTCGTCTGGGCCGTTCAGCTGGGTCCCGCGGCAGATGCTGAGCGGAGACACCGCggaggaggaaggagagagtgatggagaaagcgatggaggagaggaggagagaggagagggagaggaagcagagCTAGTCATTGACATTCCTAATGAGTGA